One genomic segment of Streptomyces sp. RKND-216 includes these proteins:
- a CDS encoding RNA methyltransferase, whose product MPEPLTLTRADDPRLHDYTSLTDVELRRRREPAEGLFIAEGEKVVRRALQTGYRMRSMLLTPKWADAMADVITAATAPVYVVSPELAERVTGYHVHRGALASMERRPLPAPDRLLDGAQRVAVMEAVNDHTNIGAIFRSAAALGMDAVLLSPSCADPLYRRSVKVSMGAVFSVPYARLDAWPQGLDTVRAAGFEVLALTPGGSAEPLGEVASVRTGARVALLLGAEGDGLTQRAQRAADRRVRIPMAAGVDSLNVAAAAAVAFYAVASGSPG is encoded by the coding sequence ATGCCCGAACCTCTCACCCTCACCCGCGCCGACGACCCCCGTCTGCACGACTACACCTCCCTCACCGACGTCGAACTGCGGCGCCGCCGCGAACCCGCCGAGGGCCTCTTCATCGCCGAGGGCGAGAAGGTCGTCCGCCGCGCCCTGCAGACCGGCTACCGCATGCGGTCGATGCTGCTGACGCCCAAGTGGGCCGACGCGATGGCCGACGTCATCACCGCCGCGACCGCCCCCGTGTACGTCGTCAGCCCCGAACTGGCCGAACGGGTCACCGGCTACCACGTGCACCGCGGCGCCCTCGCCTCCATGGAACGCAGACCGCTTCCCGCACCGGACCGGCTCCTCGACGGCGCGCAGCGCGTCGCCGTGATGGAGGCCGTGAACGACCACACCAACATCGGTGCGATCTTCCGCAGCGCTGCGGCCCTGGGCATGGACGCGGTGCTGCTGTCGCCGTCCTGCGCGGACCCGCTGTACCGGCGCTCGGTGAAGGTCTCGATGGGCGCGGTCTTCTCCGTCCCCTACGCCCGCCTCGACGCCTGGCCGCAAGGTCTCGACACGGTGCGCGCCGCCGGGTTCGAGGTGCTCGCCCTCACCCCCGGTGGCAGCGCGGAGCCGCTCGGCGAGGTCGCCTCCGTACGGACCGGCGCGCGGGTCGCGCTGCTGCTCGGCGCCGAGGGCGACGGCCTCACACAGCGCGCCCAGCGTGCCGCGGACCGGCGCGTGCGCATCCCCATGGCGGCCGGCGTGGACTCCCTCAACGTCGCCGCGGCCGCCGCCGTGGCCTTCTACGCGGTGGCCTCCGGCTCCCCCGGGTGA
- a CDS encoding serine/threonine-protein kinase, with translation MAMMRLRREDPRVVGSFRLHRRLGAGGMGVVYLGSDKRGQRVALKVIRPDLAEDQEFRSRFAREVSAARRIRGGCTARLVAADLDAGRPWFATQYVPGPSLHDKVTEEGPLPASQVASVGAALAEGLVAVHEAGVVHRDVKPSNILLSPKGPRIIDFGIAWATGASTLTHVGTAVGSPGFLAPEQVRGAAVTPATDVFSLGATLAYAATADSPFGQGSSEVMLYRVVHEEPHLDGVHAALAPLIEACLVKNPEERPSTLQLSLRLKEIAAREARGLPDAAVPAEPTAVGRAQRRPTGSRAEEYARQRTEHDGGGPASRTGASPRTGARRPAQRPSAQRGGPARKPATAGRSGGRPAPAARGGGPDRRLLRQRIFVFVTVTLLVALGIAAAQGCESSLDALGAPRPAPATAPR, from the coding sequence ATGGCGATGATGCGGCTCCGGCGCGAGGACCCGCGAGTCGTCGGCTCGTTCCGGCTGCACCGGCGGCTGGGGGCCGGCGGAATGGGCGTCGTCTACCTGGGGTCGGACAAGCGGGGCCAGCGCGTGGCACTGAAGGTCATCCGGCCCGACCTGGCCGAGGACCAGGAGTTCCGGTCCCGGTTCGCCCGGGAGGTGTCTGCCGCGCGACGGATCCGCGGGGGATGCACGGCCCGGCTGGTCGCCGCGGACCTGGACGCCGGGCGTCCGTGGTTCGCCACGCAGTACGTGCCCGGCCCCTCCCTCCACGACAAGGTGACCGAGGAGGGCCCACTGCCCGCCTCGCAGGTCGCATCCGTCGGCGCCGCCCTCGCGGAAGGGCTGGTCGCCGTACACGAAGCGGGGGTCGTGCACCGCGACGTGAAGCCGTCCAACATCCTGCTGTCCCCCAAGGGCCCGCGCATCATCGACTTCGGCATCGCGTGGGCCACGGGAGCGAGCACCCTCACCCACGTGGGTACGGCCGTCGGCTCGCCCGGTTTTCTCGCTCCCGAGCAGGTACGGGGCGCGGCGGTGACCCCGGCCACCGACGTGTTCTCGCTCGGTGCGACGCTCGCCTACGCCGCAACCGCGGACTCCCCCTTCGGCCAGGGCAGTTCGGAGGTCATGCTCTACCGCGTCGTCCACGAGGAACCGCACCTGGACGGGGTGCACGCGGCGCTCGCCCCGCTCATCGAGGCGTGCCTGGTGAAGAACCCCGAGGAGCGGCCGAGCACGTTGCAGCTCTCGCTGCGGCTCAAGGAAATCGCCGCCCGCGAGGCCCGCGGTCTGCCGGACGCCGCCGTGCCGGCGGAGCCGACCGCGGTGGGGCGCGCTCAGCGCCGGCCGACGGGGTCCCGGGCGGAGGAGTACGCGCGGCAGCGCACCGAGCACGACGGGGGCGGTCCGGCGTCGCGCACCGGTGCGTCGCCGCGCACGGGGGCACGGCGTCCGGCGCAGCGGCCGTCCGCGCAGCGCGGCGGCCCGGCGCGGAAGCCGGCCACCGCCGGCCGCTCGGGCGGCCGGCCCGCACCAGCGGCCCGCGGCGGCGGACCCGACCGGCGGCTGCTGCGGCAGCGGATCTTCGTCTTCGTCACGGTGACGCTGCTGGTCGCTCTGGGCATCGCGGCGGCCCAGGGCTGCGAGAGCTCCCTCGACGCGCTGGGCGCTCCCCGGCCCGCCCCGGCCACCGCGCCCCGCTGA
- a CDS encoding GNAT family N-acetyltransferase: MTPTFPDISISTERLVLRPFDDADVPALTEMMNDELVASRNSAPAPYTDADARDWVTRRAPASRTRGDGIVFAVTEFLTQRLVGSVRLKRTDWRLRTTEVTYATAPWARGEGYACESVLALVQWLFQDQKFERLELRTAADNTAAQQVAQKLGCVSEGVLRNAWITRARDADTGWTEARTDLIVWSLLPEDLDGLPERMAEAGGTVPYADWN; encoded by the coding sequence ATGACACCCACCTTTCCGGACATCTCGATCAGCACGGAACGGCTGGTGCTGCGCCCCTTCGACGACGCCGACGTTCCCGCGCTGACCGAGATGATGAACGACGAACTCGTCGCCTCCCGGAATTCCGCACCCGCCCCCTACACCGACGCCGACGCCCGGGACTGGGTCACCCGCCGCGCCCCCGCGTCCCGCACCCGCGGCGACGGGATCGTCTTCGCCGTCACCGAGTTCCTCACCCAGCGCCTGGTCGGCAGTGTCCGGCTCAAGCGCACCGACTGGCGGCTTCGCACCACCGAGGTCACCTACGCCACCGCGCCCTGGGCACGCGGCGAGGGCTACGCATGCGAGTCCGTCCTCGCCCTCGTCCAGTGGCTCTTCCAGGACCAGAAGTTCGAACGGCTGGAACTGCGCACCGCCGCCGACAACACCGCAGCCCAGCAGGTCGCGCAGAAGCTCGGCTGCGTCAGCGAGGGCGTGCTGCGCAACGCCTGGATCACCCGCGCCCGCGACGCCGACACCGGCTGGACCGAGGCCCGGACCGACCTCATCGTGTGGAGCCTGCTCCCCGAGGACCTGGACGGCCTGCCCGAGCGCATGGCCGAGGCGGGCGGAACGGTTCCCTACGCGGACTGGAACTGA
- the cobT gene encoding nicotinate-nucleotide--dimethylbenzimidazole phosphoribosyltransferase, which yields MTDSGQVPGEELPGYADAQPEQPQPTAAVHGGYAYADHDPHAVHDPHAVHTEALEDDEDLLMPGAQSAWSDGQSSSGQYDVQTAVHPPQQAAAQQSQPRRPLHLGPPVPEQSGAVRTLADRGPSSPPSAQPSVHVTPPASYPGQHAAPAAPGPEYLDVGYPGGETPPGPQLGQEPSLSEPWTVAPSQEPFAAPAQEPAAGYDAAAEPLPGPDLAAEPLPGPDLAAVPEHPEQPAPAVAEPSAPAVAAPEHPVVASDVSEQDVATGAEQAGRAGAEGAAASAAPTETQHEAPEQASEQGADEQSGPAGTVAPHGAEDAAAHAGAPADVPAPALAEEPALEQAGSVVPLPRAHGDDLPDTPGPGPAPGADGPDSAAAHETAIATEAPDAPVGEAPVDDAVAEEPAAVLDPAATGGEEPPAEQVDPPSPAEPAAEADPEVPADTAPPISEDGTASAAAPSDGGAPTDGPTVQELPAEASEATEATEDPATDPAPDPTEEPPAEATPAAERGPAAPGYDEADREAVHRLMRERRDIRNGFRPDPIPHEVLLRVLEAAHTAPSVGHSQPWDFVVIRSEETRRTMHELAQRQREAYARTLPKARAKQFKELKIEAILDTPVNIVVTADPTRGGRHTLGRHTQPQMAPYSSALAVENLWLAARAEGLGVGWVSFFDEREMVRTLDLPEHLDVVAYLCIGYVDEFPAEPELMQAGWSKRRPLSWVVHEESYGRRALPGAEPHDLLAETLQKIRPLDAKALGEAWERQKRMTKPAGALGMLEIISAQLCGLSRQCPPPVPEPAAVAVFAGDHGVHAQGVTPWPQEVTAQMVANFLGGGAVCNAFASQVGAEVCVVDVGVAAELPASPGLLPRKVRPGTADMTQGPALTHEEVLRALEVGIETARDLVAAGNKALVTGEMGIANTTASAALIAACTGADPADVTGRGTGIDDETHTRKIDVVRRALALHQPDPADPIGMLAAVGGLEHAALTGMILGGASLRTPVVLDGVSAGAAALVARQIAPEALAACIAGHRSAEPGHVAALTKLGLRPLIDLDLRLGEGTGALLALPMVQSAARAMHEVATFDSAGVTEKN from the coding sequence ATGACCGACAGCGGCCAGGTCCCCGGCGAGGAACTGCCGGGGTACGCGGACGCACAGCCGGAGCAGCCGCAGCCCACGGCGGCCGTCCACGGCGGATACGCCTACGCCGACCACGACCCGCACGCGGTCCACGACCCGCACGCGGTCCACACCGAGGCGCTCGAGGACGACGAGGACCTGCTGATGCCGGGTGCGCAGAGTGCGTGGAGCGACGGACAGTCCTCCTCGGGTCAGTACGACGTCCAGACCGCCGTGCATCCGCCGCAGCAGGCGGCCGCGCAGCAGAGCCAGCCGCGCCGCCCGCTGCACCTCGGTCCGCCGGTGCCCGAGCAGTCCGGCGCCGTGCGCACGCTCGCCGACCGCGGCCCCAGCTCCCCGCCGTCGGCCCAGCCGTCCGTCCACGTCACGCCGCCCGCGTCGTACCCCGGGCAGCACGCGGCCCCCGCCGCCCCCGGCCCGGAGTACCTGGACGTGGGCTACCCCGGCGGCGAGACGCCGCCGGGCCCCCAGCTCGGCCAGGAGCCCTCCCTTAGCGAGCCCTGGACCGTCGCTCCGTCGCAGGAACCTTTCGCGGCCCCGGCGCAGGAGCCCGCAGCCGGCTACGACGCGGCCGCCGAGCCGCTGCCGGGTCCTGACCTGGCCGCCGAGCCGCTGCCGGGTCCTGACCTGGCCGCCGTGCCGGAGCACCCCGAGCAGCCCGCCCCTGCGGTGGCGGAGCCCTCGGCGCCGGCCGTCGCCGCACCGGAGCACCCCGTCGTCGCATCGGACGTGTCCGAGCAGGACGTGGCCACCGGGGCGGAACAGGCCGGCCGTGCCGGCGCCGAGGGTGCCGCCGCTTCGGCGGCACCCACCGAGACGCAGCATGAAGCCCCTGAGCAGGCTTCGGAGCAGGGCGCCGACGAGCAGTCCGGGCCCGCCGGGACCGTGGCGCCGCACGGCGCCGAGGACGCGGCAGCTCATGCCGGCGCGCCGGCCGACGTGCCGGCGCCGGCGCTGGCCGAGGAACCCGCGCTCGAGCAGGCCGGGTCAGTCGTCCCCCTGCCTCGCGCACACGGGGACGACCTGCCGGACACCCCCGGGCCCGGCCCGGCACCCGGCGCCGACGGTCCCGACTCGGCGGCCGCACACGAGACCGCCATCGCGACGGAGGCGCCCGACGCCCCCGTCGGTGAGGCACCGGTCGACGACGCCGTCGCGGAAGAGCCCGCGGCAGTCCTCGACCCGGCGGCGACCGGTGGCGAAGAACCGCCCGCCGAACAAGTCGACCCGCCCTCCCCGGCGGAACCCGCCGCGGAAGCAGATCCCGAGGTTCCGGCCGACACCGCTCCGCCCATAAGCGAGGACGGCACGGCTTCCGCCGCCGCGCCGTCCGACGGCGGTGCTCCCACCGACGGGCCGACCGTCCAGGAGCTCCCGGCCGAGGCCTCCGAGGCCACGGAGGCCACGGAGGATCCGGCCACCGACCCGGCCCCCGATCCCACCGAGGAGCCGCCCGCCGAGGCCACGCCCGCGGCCGAGCGCGGACCCGCCGCCCCCGGCTACGACGAGGCGGACCGCGAGGCCGTGCACCGCCTCATGCGCGAACGCCGCGACATCCGCAACGGGTTCCGGCCCGACCCGATCCCGCACGAGGTGCTGCTCCGCGTCCTGGAGGCGGCGCACACCGCACCCAGCGTCGGTCACAGCCAGCCCTGGGACTTCGTGGTGATCCGCTCGGAGGAGACCCGTCGGACGATGCACGAACTCGCGCAGCGCCAGCGGGAGGCGTACGCCAGGACGCTGCCCAAGGCGCGCGCCAAGCAGTTCAAGGAACTGAAGATCGAGGCCATCCTCGACACGCCGGTCAACATCGTCGTCACCGCCGATCCCACCCGCGGCGGCCGGCACACCCTCGGGCGCCACACCCAGCCGCAGATGGCGCCCTACTCCTCCGCCCTCGCCGTGGAGAACCTGTGGCTCGCCGCCCGCGCCGAGGGCCTCGGCGTCGGCTGGGTCAGCTTCTTCGACGAGCGCGAGATGGTCCGTACCCTCGACCTGCCCGAGCACCTCGACGTCGTCGCCTACCTGTGCATCGGCTACGTCGACGAGTTCCCGGCGGAACCCGAGCTGATGCAGGCCGGCTGGTCCAAGCGCCGCCCGCTGTCCTGGGTCGTGCACGAGGAGTCCTACGGCCGCCGCGCCCTGCCCGGAGCCGAACCACACGACCTGCTCGCCGAGACGCTCCAGAAGATCCGCCCCCTGGACGCCAAGGCGCTCGGCGAAGCGTGGGAACGCCAGAAGCGGATGACCAAGCCCGCCGGCGCGCTGGGCATGCTGGAGATCATCTCCGCGCAGCTCTGCGGGCTGTCCCGGCAGTGCCCGCCGCCCGTGCCCGAGCCCGCCGCCGTCGCCGTCTTCGCGGGCGACCACGGTGTGCACGCCCAGGGCGTCACCCCCTGGCCGCAGGAGGTGACGGCGCAGATGGTCGCCAACTTCCTCGGTGGCGGCGCCGTCTGCAACGCCTTCGCCAGTCAGGTCGGTGCCGAGGTCTGCGTCGTCGACGTGGGCGTGGCGGCCGAACTCCCCGCCTCGCCCGGCCTGCTGCCGCGGAAGGTCCGCCCCGGGACCGCCGACATGACACAGGGGCCCGCCCTCACCCACGAGGAGGTGCTGCGCGCCCTCGAGGTCGGCATCGAGACCGCCCGCGACCTCGTCGCCGCCGGCAACAAGGCGCTGGTCACCGGCGAGATGGGCATCGCCAACACCACGGCCTCCGCAGCCCTGATCGCCGCCTGCACCGGTGCCGACCCCGCCGACGTCACCGGACGCGGCACGGGCATCGACGACGAGACGCACACCCGGAAGATCGACGTCGTCCGGCGGGCGCTCGCGCTGCACCAGCCCGACCCGGCCGACCCGATCGGCATGCTCGCCGCCGTCGGCGGACTCGAACACGCCGCGCTGACCGGAATGATCCTGGGCGGCGCCTCGCTGCGCACCCCGGTCGTCCTGGACGGCGTCAGCGCCGGAGCCGCCGCCCTGGTCGCCCGGCAGATCGCACCCGAGGCCCTCGCCGCCTGCATCGCCGGTCACCGCAGCGCCGAACCCGGGCACGTCGCCGCACTCACCAAGCTGGGCCTGCGCCCACTGATCGACCTCGACCTGCGCCTCGGCGAGGGCACCGGAGCGCTGCTCGCCCTCCCCATGGTGCAGAGCGCCGCCCGCGCCATGCACGAGGTCGCCACGTTCGACTCGGCGGGGGTCACCGAGAAGAACTGA
- the cobA gene encoding uroporphyrinogen-III C-methyltransferase: MPDTPAYPVGLRLAGRRVVVLGGGTVTQRRLPALVVAGADITVISPSVTPSVEAMAEAGEITWERRRYREGDLADAWYALIATDDDAANTRASAEAEAHRVWAVRSDDAEAATAWTPATGRTSGVTVAVLTGRDPRRSAALRDAIVDGLRDGSLGAPHRRARSGGVALVGGGPGDPDLITVRGRRLLAEADVVVADRLGPRDLLDELPPHVEVIDAAKIPYGRAMAQQAINDALVAHARAGRFVVRLKGGDPYVFGRGMEEVQQLTREGIPVTVVPGISSSVSVPAAVGIPVTHRGVAHEFTVASGHVAPDDPQSLVDWEALARLRGTLVLLMAVEKIGAIAATLVRHGRAPGTPVAVVQEGTMAAERRVDATLETVAGVIEAEGVRPPAVIVVGPVVGVGAED; this comes from the coding sequence ATGCCCGACACCCCCGCCTACCCCGTCGGCCTGCGCCTGGCCGGACGCCGCGTCGTGGTCCTCGGCGGCGGCACCGTCACCCAGCGCCGCCTCCCCGCGCTGGTCGTGGCGGGCGCGGACATCACCGTGATCTCGCCCTCCGTCACTCCCTCCGTCGAAGCCATGGCGGAAGCCGGCGAGATCACCTGGGAGCGGCGCCGCTACCGCGAAGGCGACCTCGCCGACGCCTGGTACGCGCTCATCGCCACCGACGACGATGCCGCCAACACCCGCGCCTCCGCCGAGGCCGAGGCCCACCGTGTGTGGGCCGTGCGCAGCGACGACGCCGAGGCCGCCACCGCCTGGACGCCCGCCACAGGACGCACCTCCGGTGTCACCGTCGCCGTCCTCACCGGTCGCGACCCGCGCCGCTCCGCCGCGCTGCGCGACGCCATCGTCGACGGCCTCCGGGACGGCAGCCTCGGCGCGCCGCACCGCCGCGCCCGTTCCGGCGGCGTCGCCCTCGTCGGCGGCGGCCCGGGCGACCCCGACCTCATCACCGTGCGCGGCCGCCGCCTCCTCGCCGAGGCGGACGTCGTCGTCGCCGACCGCCTCGGCCCGCGCGACCTGCTCGACGAACTCCCGCCGCACGTCGAGGTCATCGACGCCGCGAAGATCCCCTACGGCCGCGCCATGGCGCAGCAGGCCATCAACGACGCCCTCGTCGCACACGCCCGCGCCGGCCGCTTCGTCGTCCGGCTCAAGGGGGGCGACCCCTACGTCTTCGGCCGCGGCATGGAGGAGGTGCAGCAGCTCACCCGCGAAGGCATCCCGGTCACGGTGGTGCCGGGCATCTCCAGCTCCGTCAGCGTCCCTGCGGCCGTCGGCATCCCCGTCACCCACCGGGGCGTCGCCCACGAGTTCACCGTCGCCAGCGGCCACGTCGCCCCCGACGACCCGCAGTCCCTCGTCGACTGGGAGGCCCTCGCGCGGCTGCGCGGCACCCTCGTGCTGCTCATGGCCGTCGAGAAGATCGGCGCCATCGCCGCCACCCTCGTCCGGCACGGCCGCGCCCCGGGCACGCCCGTCGCCGTCGTCCAGGAAGGCACCATGGCCGCCGAACGGCGCGTCGACGCCACACTGGAGACCGTGGCCGGCGTGATCGAGGCCGAGGGAGTACGGCCCCCCGCCGTCATCGTCGTCGGCCCGGTGGTCGGCGTCGGCGCGGAGGACTGA
- a CDS encoding MerR family DNA-binding transcriptional regulator translates to MEEHLTVGRVAELAGVSVRTLHHYDEIGLVPPSARTATGYRAYSAGDVERLREVLGYRRLGFGLREIADLVDAPTTDAVARLRRLRGLLQEQRDRLAATVAAIDEELEARAMGIRTKPEDQLTVFGAQLYESIGSAYPATRRTERRIAVRIWDALGEARTVLNVGAGTGSYEPPDREVTAVEPSAVMRAQRPPGAAPCVAAGAERLPFADQSFDAAMAVSTVHHWADPIAGLREMRRVARRVVVFTYDAGSPGRLDRFWLTRDYLPEFAGLLVGWPSLADMTRAIGGRAQPVLIPWDCADGFFEAHWRRPEAYLEDPVRRAVSVWTRVGPQAEQRAVDSLRDDLSSGRWAARHRDLVSLDAAELGLRLLVA, encoded by the coding sequence ATGGAGGAACACCTGACCGTGGGCCGCGTGGCCGAGCTGGCCGGCGTGAGCGTCCGCACGCTGCATCACTACGACGAAATCGGTCTCGTGCCGCCGTCCGCGCGGACCGCGACCGGGTACCGGGCCTACTCGGCGGGCGACGTGGAGCGGCTGCGGGAGGTGCTCGGCTACCGGCGGCTGGGCTTCGGCCTGCGGGAGATCGCGGACCTGGTGGACGCCCCGACCACCGACGCGGTCGCCCGCCTGCGCCGACTGCGCGGCCTGCTGCAGGAGCAGCGCGACCGTCTGGCCGCCACGGTGGCGGCCATCGACGAGGAGCTGGAGGCACGAGCGATGGGGATCCGGACGAAGCCGGAGGATCAACTGACAGTGTTCGGCGCGCAGTTGTACGAATCCATCGGGTCCGCCTACCCGGCGACGCGGCGCACGGAGCGGCGGATCGCCGTGAGGATCTGGGATGCGCTCGGAGAAGCCCGTACGGTCCTGAATGTCGGGGCCGGCACCGGCTCCTACGAGCCCCCGGACCGCGAGGTCACAGCGGTGGAACCGTCGGCGGTGATGCGGGCGCAGCGCCCCCCGGGTGCGGCGCCGTGCGTGGCCGCCGGAGCGGAACGCCTGCCTTTCGCCGATCAGTCGTTCGACGCCGCGATGGCGGTCAGCACCGTTCACCACTGGGCGGACCCGATCGCCGGGCTGCGCGAGATGCGGCGAGTGGCCCGGCGCGTGGTGGTGTTCACCTACGACGCCGGCTCGCCGGGCCGACTCGACCGGTTCTGGCTGACCCGCGATTACCTGCCCGAGTTCGCCGGCCTTCTCGTCGGCTGGCCCTCACTGGCCGACATGACCCGCGCGATCGGGGGCCGCGCCCAGCCGGTGCTGATCCCGTGGGACTGTGCCGACGGCTTCTTCGAGGCCCACTGGCGCAGGCCCGAGGCGTACCTGGAGGACCCTGTGCGCCGTGCGGTATCGGTATGGACCAGGGTCGGGCCTCAGGCTGAGCAGCGGGCGGTGGACAGCCTCCGCGACGACCTCTCCTCGGGCCGCTGGGCCGCACGTCACCGGGACCTCGTCTCCCTCGACGCGGCAGAGCTGGGCCTGCGCCTGCTCGTGGCCTGA
- the cbiE gene encoding precorrin-6y C5,15-methyltransferase (decarboxylating) subunit CbiE codes for MADRVTVIGWDGSPLSDSARAALGAATLVAGAAHHLALPEVPEKAERIRLGSVALAARRIARHRGTAVVLADGDPGFFGVVRTLRAPEYGLEVEVAPAVSAVASAFARAGMPWDDAQVVVAQSRTLRRAVNVCRAHAKVAVLTSPGAGPAELALMLGDVHRTFVVCEALGTDAEEVSVLTSDKAADHTWRDPNVVIVVGGSPAGENADQDGAWRAGQEPGHQRGPRGWALPPAAFPEQQTPPSAGASDRLRAAQLARLGPRPGDLVWDIGCGTGALAVEAARFGAAVIAVDRDARACARVTSAARRFGVQVQTVSGAAPQILEELPEPDVVRVGGGGIRTVAAVADRRPARIVTHAATRDEAEAVGRALADGGYAVECALLQSVELDTERWQETERTVVFLLSGVRG; via the coding sequence ATGGCCGACCGCGTCACCGTGATCGGGTGGGACGGTTCCCCGCTGAGCGACTCCGCGCGCGCCGCACTCGGCGCGGCCACCCTCGTCGCCGGCGCCGCCCACCACCTCGCTCTCCCGGAGGTCCCGGAGAAGGCGGAACGGATCCGGCTCGGCAGCGTCGCCCTCGCCGCCCGCCGGATCGCCCGGCACCGCGGCACCGCCGTCGTGCTCGCCGACGGCGACCCCGGCTTCTTCGGCGTCGTGCGGACGCTGCGCGCTCCCGAGTACGGCCTCGAGGTCGAGGTCGCGCCCGCCGTGTCCGCGGTGGCCTCCGCGTTCGCGCGGGCCGGCATGCCCTGGGACGACGCGCAGGTCGTCGTCGCGCAGAGCCGCACCTTGCGACGCGCCGTCAACGTCTGCCGTGCGCACGCCAAGGTCGCGGTGCTCACCTCGCCCGGAGCCGGCCCCGCCGAACTCGCGCTGATGCTCGGCGACGTGCACCGCACCTTCGTGGTCTGCGAGGCCCTCGGGACCGATGCGGAGGAGGTCAGCGTGCTGACCTCCGACAAGGCTGCCGACCACACCTGGCGCGACCCCAACGTCGTCATCGTGGTGGGCGGAAGCCCGGCGGGGGAGAACGCCGACCAGGACGGCGCGTGGCGCGCTGGCCAGGAGCCCGGCCACCAGCGCGGACCGCGCGGCTGGGCGCTACCGCCCGCGGCCTTCCCCGAGCAGCAGACGCCGCCCTCCGCCGGCGCCTCGGACCGGCTGCGCGCCGCTCAACTCGCCCGGCTGGGTCCCCGCCCCGGCGACCTCGTGTGGGACATCGGCTGCGGCACCGGCGCCCTCGCCGTCGAGGCCGCGCGCTTCGGCGCCGCCGTCATCGCCGTCGACCGGGACGCGCGCGCCTGCGCCCGCGTCACCTCTGCCGCGCGCCGGTTCGGCGTGCAGGTGCAGACCGTCTCCGGGGCGGCCCCGCAGATCCTCGAGGAACTGCCCGAGCCGGACGTCGTCCGGGTGGGCGGCGGCGGCATCCGTACGGTCGCCGCGGTCGCCGACCGGAGGCCGGCCCGCATCGTCACGCACGCCGCCACGCGCGACGAGGCGGAGGCCGTCGGCCGCGCTCTCGCCGACGGCGGGTACGCCGTCGAGTGCGCCCTGCTCCAGTCCGTCGAACTGGACACCGAGCGCTGGCAGGAGACCGAACGCACGGTCGTCTTCCTGCTCTCGGGCGTACGCGGCTGA